The Ziziphus jujuba cultivar Dongzao chromosome 5, ASM3175591v1 genome segment ttttttttttttttttaatattgtttatatgTGAACTCTTAAATCTTTCTTATAGAAATCAACTGCATCACTGGAAATTTCACCACATCACCTTAATGAGATAGTGTTTAGATTATAGCAAGCTTAGGTAACCATCAAGCTACGAGAAAatcgtttatttatttgtttatattttttttaaaaaaaaggttatgagaaaatataaaattttatttagacctccctattttatctaaattacaCTTAGAtctacattttaaaaaaattattattaatcttttaCTTGTCAATTTTTACCAACTATTTTTAAATGGTTGGAggacaaatttatatttttacaatattatttaatcataaattaTCAATTGTTAATCAGTGTAGagacaaaaattatatttaaattctttcatattattaacttttcaacttttggatattttttccccttcaaatTTTACATGATAATTCTATTGACTTGTAAATAATATACAAACTAAGACAATAATCTTtgtgaattttataaaaacaatatcATTGATTCAACGGAAGCGCATATGATTATTTTTCCGTGAAATAAGCACACACTTTATGAGCATAGAGGTGAAAGGTTAAAATAATGTAGGTCTGCTCACAAATAGTCATATAAACCATGACAGCCTACGATTTCATATACTTTTTTTGGCTGAGAAAAAACCTACCAtttcatatactttttttttggctgaaaaaagCCCTACTATTTCATATACTAAGATGCATCTCTATTAACATTAATATAAACTTCATCCTTTACATTCAGAATTcaattagaaaattgaaataaCTGACATGTTTTCATTTTCTGACCACCTCACTAATACCATTGGGTCAAAAATTTGTAGCAAAAGCCCACCATCCCCATTCACATATTTCAAGCAGGGATACTTCTTCCCCATAATCTCATAGTACCAATTAAAACCCATAAAATAGCAAAAACTGCCACAAGAACTGGAAACAAAATGAAACCCCTTTTACTGACTGCCTTTCTCACAGTTTCAGCATTATTACCTGCAACATCATTTGTGTTTCTAGCATTTATTCTCATCCTGCTAAAGCTAGACATCCGTCCAAAAGCACGATTCACCAATGCATTCTCAGCAGCAGAAGCAGGAGTAGTAGGTATTGACTCCACAAAGGCCCATAAAGCCGAAGAGAGCCGACTCGTAGCAGCGCCATTATTGctagtttgatttttatttgcttctgCTTGATAATTTGACGAATCACATACCACACCTAAAAACGATCAGAACTTACAATATTAGAAACTGCCTACCTTATCATACAGTCTTTAAAAAGAGAATTTCCAGTTTTCCAGTAAGGAAATATGAACACAAAATTAGAACAGTAGTTCCAATCATTGAAATCAATCACACATGAGAGGAATACTTGATATAAGAGCTTTTGAAGCTGGCTCAAATCCCTATTCCACATAGGTCTTTTGCCACCTCCACAGCTGTGAAGACCGGCGTGAAAGCCAGCAACAATGTCCAAATCAAAACACTGCTCAGTAAATATTGTCATTCGCAGCTGTTTAAAAAGCAGTGCAATGAAACTGCACAGATTAAAGTACCTGAAGAGGGATTTGACAGAGAACCATAATTTACTTCTGCAGAAGTATAGTTATTTATCCCCTGATCATGTGCCCACAGCTGATTGTCAATCTGAGCTGAACCATCTGGATAGAACTGATTGTTGATTTGGTCTACACCATCTGGATACAGCTGGTTGTTAATATGACCACTGTCTGAATATATCTGATTGTAAATTGGGTCTAAGCCTTCTGGATACATCTGATTATTAACCAGGCTTGCACCAGCTGCATTGGCTTGTAACTGATAACCAAATTGAGTCACCATATTCTGTTCAAGGGAATTTACATATGGCTGTGAAATTGTTGCCTGGTCAGTTGGCTCCATTTCATTCAGAAACATGCCTGCATCCTGAAACAGGTCAAGCTCACTTAATCCGTCGGTCTCATCAAACCGCAAGTTACCAAGGGATTGATCTGAGTTTGCAAAATTGGGTTCAGGACCGAGTAGATCATCCATCTCCAAGAAATCCTCTTCAGGTAGTATGAGAGGCTGCTCCTGTTCATGAATGTTAGGAGCAGATGTGACCTCAGATACCTCATGTGATTGCAATTGGGAGACAGCAGACTCAGTGACATCGAAGCTGGCCTGCAAATTACACTGCTGAACATTGGACTGCACAGGTTCTGGCAGGACAATATCTCTGGAAGATGGATCCACCAAAGTACTTTGAGTTTCTTGTTCACTCATAACCTACAAGATTAAATTCATAAAGTAAGTTTCTGAACAATATAAAGCTAAAAAAGTTTCTGAACTATATAAAGCTAAAAAAGTTTCTGAACTATATAAAGCTAAAAACAACAGGAATAGTCTATGGTACCAGTAACAAAAACTGTAAAAACTGTAACCACAAATAGTTTATACTTGATTAAGTGCTTTGATGATCATCCTTAAAAGTAATGAAAATTTAAGCGTGGAACTATACATATACCAAATAAGTAAAAGATGACACTCATGAAAGGGAAGATTATACAATTTTCACAGGTCACACAATCATCCTAATAAGttctttttaagtttaaaacgTATCCTTCAACCTATCCAACAAGGTGACTCCCATTTCGGTCATTTTTAACTAGTCTAGAAAAACATTGCTTAACAACTCAGACTATATACCTCAGGAACCTGCTAAGATCAGGGAATTCAGTTCATTCTGAGTTTGTTAGACCATTCCAGATATTCAAAAGCCAACATACCACAATACAAACATATTCCAGATATTCAAAAGCCGACATACCACAACACAAACATTCTTGTAATCAATAACAAGAGGAAGATATTAAGGAAAATCACAACTGctggagaaagagagagcagaTAAATAACAAACCTGAGAAAGGGTATAAGTGTAAGCATTGTTGTGAGGCAGGTCAAGCGGGACTTCAGCAATCTGTTTGAAGAATTGCTCAAGATCATTCGAAGGAGGGATTTGTCTTTCAACTCTCACATCACCGTTTGAAATAAACTCTCGGTCTTTATTAACTGGATCATTCAGAGTTATAGGACTGTTAAAATTTGGGCATTCATCGTCAGCCCAATCTTCTTCTCTGAAGGGTGCTCCATATTGCTCGCCATTTTTAGGGCCAGGTCCACTTTTTTTGAAGGCCTTGTAAAGTGCATAATATTCCTAGAAAACAGAGAGTGAAGGAGAAAAGTTAATAGAGGAAAGATATAATAATATGGaatactaattaaaataagCCACTCAAGTTGATACCTTTACATTCTGGCATCTCTTGAACTCTTCCTCATCCAAAGTGTATTCATGCATTACCCAGTCAGTACGCTCACCACTAGGTGCACGTCCTTTGTAGAAAACTAAGGTCTTCTTCACCCCAACAGGGCGAGAATTGCATATTATACTACGATCTTTTCCTGTAGCTTTCCAGTAGCCATGTCTGGTTGCCCTATTTGACCTTGCCCCATTAGGGTACTTCCTATCTCTAGGACTGAAAAAGAACCATTGCCTATCTCCACTTCTCAATTTGGATAAACCTGCATATCATTTTGACTTTCCCTTGTAAGAAGACcgatatacaatataaaaaatgcacgccaaaaagaaaaaaaataaataaatgaaacaagAAGAATCACATATgagtaaaaattttgaaaatctgTTGGACCTTTCATGCAATCTTATAGCAGTCCAAATTAAACAAACAGATGAAAATAACTGTCCTTACAAACAATGAAGAATTTATATACATCACAGCAAGAACCCAAGACGAATTCTGAACAACAGAAAGATGATGCTAATTTACAACAATCAAAATCCTACGTCAACCTAAACCTACACGTCTTGAAGTTGAAGACAAGCCAACATTTTACTATGCTGAACCAAGATAATAACACAAATATATCATAcgtaaacaattttattttcttatatgtaaACAGTCAACTAACAGACGAACTCCAAACATCCAGCAACTGCAGTTCAGTTAAGACCAAACTAAAGCTTCCATAAACAATCCATTCCACCAAAAAAGACCAAAttgcataaaaaattaatccTACATAAGAATCCCAATCAAGAAGcacaaaaccaaaacaaaattccGAACCAAACGcaaataatcaaaattaaacCTAACCAAAACTAAATCAAATATCCATCTGAAACCAAGgaccaaacaaaatttctaatcaACCAAAACCTAGAATCAATCCATACTACTTACCCAACATGGGTCAGaatcattaaaacaaaaatcaaaagtgGAATAATATCAAAATCTAAACAATAAAACCATGATTTAACAATCATACACCAGTTCCTTACACTAAAATCCAAACGCAAGCaatcaaacaaacaaaccaCCGACTTGGTAACACAAAACACCCataagcaaataaacaaatccaATTTCACCGCAACTACTCAATTTTCGCACTTTCCAAACAACCCAACAACAGTAAAAACACATCATAACCACAAAACGCGAAACAAACCCAAAATTACCCAGATAACAAAAAGATCAGAAAAcgtataaaacaaaaaatccagCCATGAGAAaaagt includes the following:
- the LOC107421385 gene encoding NAC domain-containing protein 17, with translation MVSSDASVGGFCDNQVWPPGFRFHPTDEELVLYYLKKKICGKRLKIDIIAETDVYKWDPEELPGLSKLRSGDRQWFFFSPRDRKYPNGARSNRATRHGYWKATGKDRSIICNSRPVGVKKTLVFYKGRAPSGERTDWVMHEYTLDEEEFKRCQNVKEYYALYKAFKKSGPGPKNGEQYGAPFREEDWADDECPNFNSPITLNDPVNKDREFISNGDVRVERQIPPSNDLEQFFKQIAEVPLDLPHNNAYTYTLSQVMSEQETQSTLVDPSSRDIVLPEPVQSNVQQCNLQASFDVTESAVSQLQSHEVSEVTSAPNIHEQEQPLILPEEDFLEMDDLLGPEPNFANSDQSLGNLRFDETDGLSELDLFQDAGMFLNEMEPTDQATISQPYVNSLEQNMVTQFGYQLQANAAGASLVNNQMYPEGLDPIYNQIYSDSGHINNQLYPDGVDQINNQFYPDGSAQIDNQLWAHDQGINNYTSAEVNYGSLSNPSSGVVCDSSNYQAEANKNQTSNNGAATSRLSSALWAFVESIPTTPASAAENALVNRAFGRMSSFSRMRINARNTNDVAGNNAETVRKAVSKRGFILFPVLVAVFAILWVLIGTMRLWGRSIPA